A genomic segment from Aspergillus puulaauensis MK2 DNA, chromosome 1, nearly complete sequence encodes:
- a CDS encoding uncharacterized protein (COG:S;~EggNog:ENOG410PZ17): protein MSYGGWSVGDIIQGIRLAWSIYEAVGVGMRSAKGEFAAFRVEFNLIKCALERLEEVAANCPGEDLDLGKGYELTLSRCADFIKKHESLSKEAQSLPIEETRRRPSFGERMVGLWDKVSWPLEREEAEKLRVSLDRYVQIAILKVTSSTRDVTRQLARDSEQARVDHLEILRAVKTMSVQVSSILKRCLPDGAPNDPTPDAKYLARLQRRHLSSLLDPLPGLNAIPEDDVLSQSDSQAALQRIQDITDRLGHLALRLDTIGRQMTPSPERIQPVKRTNTNDSIGSDTTIVAPFVDLLNQIGDEVREALDKVGYEHVVIPSQQTGLHGTGKSSKVLNNAVDDWDQFKDWLQFQLVHSLEMPSRLDLHPASPELHPLPKTPPYGSSPPASSYLTPSPRWIPQDHLTTLSRPPSIDLNYPQSPSSVDSSSWDRKSSLQSLPLTHRPVTVLFPDSQNPKSSLHRPVTCQLAVYLHPRTNEPDLIEGTDPETGIKLTHSLKRERSSRNTETSMTPYIRHSRHSSPLSITFMGSHRLKLEQESKVHRWHISPVYICQDKQDFDMFQSTLLRRSVLFCGDVSCIQTSSMLEHCSQETVRVLQDPITGSISILYFASNRGSQTTLKGFLDLPVTDFSLPQKAGKPRLKLPLQRAQKDGIGGTILRRNSVESSVTTLSQESRTSRGSAVSSCSDTWKKEKWVQFCFETDRGAEAFLRALQSQP from the exons ATGAGCTACGGCGGCTGGAGCGTCGGAgacatcatccagggcaTCAGGCTGGCATGGTCCATCTACGAGGCCGTCGGGGTGGGAATGAGATCGGCCAAGGGAGAATTCGCCGCATTCCGAGTTGAATTCAATCTCATCAAGTGTGCCCTAGAAAGGCTGGAAGAGGTCGCCGCCAACTGTCCCGGAGAGGATCTCGACCTGGGGAAGGGCTATGAGCTAACACTTTCACGATGCGCTGACTTTATCAAGAAACATGAATCGCTCAGTAAAGAGGCTCAATCACTGCCCATCGAGGAAACCAGGAGACGGCCGAGTTTCGGGGAGAGGATGGTCGGTCTATGGGACAAGGTCTCTTGGCCGTTGGAGCGTGAAGAGGCCGAGAAGCTGCGAGTCAGCTTGGATCGATATGTCCAGATTGCTATCCTCAAGGTCACTTCCAGTACCAGAGACGTGACGAGGCAGTTGGCGAGAGATTCGGAGCAGGCCAGAGTTGACCACCTGGAGATACTCAGGGCAGTCAA AACTATGAGTGTCCAAGTCTCCTCGATCCTTAAACGATGTCTGCCTGACGGTGCTCCCAATGATCCAACCCCCGATGCGAAATATCTCGCCAGACTGCAACGCCGTCATCTATCCTCGCTGCTCGACCCTCTCCCAGGCCTCAACGCCATCCCGGAAGACGATGTCCTCTCACAGTCCGACAGCCAGGCCGCGCTACAAAGGATCCAGGATATAACAGACAGACTCGGGCATTTGGCCTTGCGCCTGGATACCATCGGGAGACAAATGACACCATCCCCAGAACGCATCCAGCCGGTCAAACGCACGAATACAAACGACAGCATTGGTAGCGACACGACTATTGTTGCCCCGTTTGTCGACTTACTGAACCAAATCGGCGACGAGGTAAGAGAGGCCCTCGACAAAGTTGGGTATGAGCACGTCGTCATCCCCAGCCAGCAAACTGGACTCCACGGCACTGGAAAGTCATCAAAGGTGCTGAACAACGCAGTAGATGACTGGGACCAGTTTAAGGACTGGCTGCAGTTTCAGCTCGTTCATTCTTTAGAAATGCCCTCACGTCTAGACCTACACCCTGCTTCTCCTGAACTACATCCACTTCCAAAGACACCCCCGTACGGCTCATCGCCTCCTGCAAGCTCATATTTGACACCCTCACCACGATGGATACCTCAGGACCATCTAACAACCTTGTCTCGCCCTCCGTCAATTGACCTAAACTACCCTCAGTCCCCGTCATCCGTTGATTCATCCTCATGGGACCGAAAATCCAGCTTACAATCTCTGCCACTCACTCATCGCCCTGTCACAGT ACTATTCCCAGACAGCCAAAACCCCAAGAGCTCCCTCCATCGCCCAGTTACATGCCAGCTAGCTGTCTACCTCCACCCCAGAACCAACGAGCCAGACTTGATAGAAGGCACAGACCCCGAGACAGGAATAAAACTCACGCACTCACTCAAACGAGAACGCTCATCCAGAAACACCGAGACGTCCATGACCCCATACATTCGGCACAGCCGGCACTCCTCCCCGCTCAGCATTACATTCATGGGCTCGCACCGGCTGAAGCTCGAGCAGGAGAGCAAAGTCCATCGATGGCACATCTCGCCTGTTTATATCTGCCAGGATAAGCAAG ACTTCGATATGTTCCAGAGTACCCTGCTCCGCCGAAGCGTGTTATTCTGTGGCGATGTGTCTTGTATCCAGACAAGTAGCATGCTGGAACACTGCTCGCAGGAAACAGTCCGCGTCTTACAGGATCCTATCACCGGCTCGATATCAATCCTGTACTTTGCATCCAACCGAGGGTCACAGACTACCCTCAAGGGGTTTCTTGATTTACCAG TAACGGATTTCTCACTCCCCCAGAAAGCTGGCAAACCCCGTCTCAAACTCCCCCTCCAGCGCGCTCAGAAAGACGGAATTGGCGGTACCATTCTGCGTCGAAACTCGGTGGAAAGCTCAGTGACGACCCTGTCACAAGAGTCTCGCACGTCCCGTGGCTCGGCGGTCTCGTCGTGCTCCGATacgtggaagaaggagaagtggGTGCAGTTTTGTTTTGAGACTGATCGAG GGGCAGAGGCATTTCTCAGGGCGTTGCAGAGTCAGCCTTGA
- a CDS encoding putative quinol monooxygenase (COG:S;~EggNog:ENOG410PRHR;~InterPro:IPR011008,IPR007138;~PFAM:PF03992) produces the protein MVYTIVVHMRAKPDQESISKLSAKLEEASAVYSKDKETLSWHVMQSVHDPQDFCIVERYLNEGSQTYHLNNPYWKTFDPYVIPLLEKEMDLRRFEELEKKSE, from the exons ATGGTCTACACCATCGTCGTCC ACATGAGGGCCAAGCCCGACCAGGAGAGCATCTCCAAGCTCTCCGCCAAGCTCGAGGAAGCGTCGGCCGTGTACTCCAAGGACAAGGAGACACTCTCCTGGCACGTCATGCAGTCCGTCCACGACCCGCAGGACTTTTGCATTGTCGAGCGCTACCTCAACGAGGGCTCGCAGACTTACCACCTGAATAACCCTTACTGGAAGACGTTCGACCCTTATGTTATTCcgctgttggagaaggagatggatcTTCGGCGTTTtgaggagctcgagaagaagagtgaATAG
- a CDS encoding anion exchange family protein (COG:P;~EggNog:ENOG410PFMV;~InterPro:IPR003020,IPR011531;~TransMembrane:10 (i86-106o112-134i146-168o199-222i234-254o294-311i332-352o425-449i482-500o506-522i);~go_component: GO:0016020 - membrane [Evidence IEA];~go_component: GO:0016021 - integral component of membrane [Evidence IEA];~go_function: GO:0005452 - inorganic anion exchanger activity [Evidence IEA];~go_process: GO:0006820 - anion transport [Evidence IEA]): MSDMPTSRTEKSTYTYAGRTRWKRLRALNPGRGMYHDVRRRLPYYWSDIADALTYRTIASTIRMYFVNMLPAIAYTLDMYRRTGEFYGVNESLFSSALAAMIFSILGAQPLTIVGITGLISLFNYTIYDIVVIYEPTIYPNFMCWVAIWGAVFHWIVAVCNFCDYMRYVTDFSSESFGAYVGIIYCIKGVEELVNEFTVYGPAAGFLSCLIAILYFMTIYGLEWLGSSTICRPWFRGLLADYAYVIGTLFWTGFSHFPGTLKSGGISFVPITKAFFPTQSRGWLIHFWELEVKWVFAALPFGFLIMLLFYYDHNVSSLTAQARQFLLKKPAGFHWDFFLLGCTTFLAGITGIPMPNGLVPQAPVHTDSLTIYETDVHIINTNTAEDLGEDTEIRHPVIKATAVVEQRISHFFMGLAIIGTMTGPLLIVLHTIPAAVFAGVFFIVGWGSIESNGILKKIIFLLREKRFVSRDEPLLTLRKGKIGLYLACEVIPVAACVAISQTIAAVGFPVLIIAMVPFRVWVLPRWFSDEELGVLDDLTASNSAVLGSLGGMPSFAGERGGSDTVERRHSHQRGAVRQRSGSISR, from the exons ATGTCAGACATGCCGACATCAAGAACGGAAAAGTCCACATATACTTATGCCGGCCGCACTCGATGGAAGCGACTCCGTGCATTGAATCCAGGCAGGGGCATGTACCACGATGTCCGCCGACGACTCCCCTACTACTGGAGTGATATTGCAGACGCCCTCACTTATCGGACAATTGCAAGTACAATCCGGATGTACTTCGTCAA CATGCTCCCTGCCATCGCCTACACTCTCGACATGTACCGACGCACAGGCGAGTTCTACGGAGTCAACGAGTCTCTGTTTTCTTCGGCactggcggcgatgatttTCAGCATCCTCGGTGCACAGCCGCTGACTATCGTGGGAATTACTGGCCTGATCTCGCTCTTTAACTACACCATCTATGATATTGTGGTCATCTATGAGCCAACCATCTATCCGAACTTCATGTGCTGGGTCGCGATCTGGGGTGCGGTTTTCCACTGGATTGTTGCGGTCTGTAATTTCTGCGACTACATGCGCTACGTGACTGATTTCTCTTCCGAGTCGTTTGGGGCGTATGTTGGCATCATTTACTGCA TCAAAGGAGTAGAAGAGCTCGTCAACGAGTTCACCGTTTACGGACCAGCAGCCGGGTTCCTTAGCTGTCTGATTGCCATTCTCTACTTCATGACGATATACGGCCTGGAATGGCTAGGGTCGAGCACAATCTGCCGGCCATGGTTCAGAGGACTTCTGGCGGATTACGCTTATGTG ATAGGAACACTCTTCTGGACAGGCTTTTCGCACTTCCCAGGAACCCTCAAGTCCGGCGGTATCTCATTCGTCCCCATCACGAAGGCATTCTTCCCAACGCAGTCTCGGGGCTGGTTAATTCACTTCTGGGAGCTCGAGGTGAAATGGGTATTTGCGGCTCTTCCTTTTGGGTTTCTGATTATGTTGCTGTTTTATTATGATCAT AACGTCAGCAGTCTCACAGCACAAGCCCGCCAATTCCTACTGAAAAAGCCCGCCGGCTTCCACTGGGACTTTTTTCTGCTTGGATGCACTACTTTCCTCGCTGGTATAACCGGCATCCCAATGCCAAATGGACTCGTTCCTCAG GCCCCCGTGCACACCGACTCCCTAACAATCTACGAAACAGACGTTCACAtaatcaacaccaacacagCCGAAGATCTAGGAGAAGACACCGAAATCCGCCACCCCGTAATCAAAGCCACCGCCGTCGTCGAGCAACGCATCTCGCACTTCTTCATGGGCCTGGCCATAATCGGGACAATGACAGGTCCGCTCCTTATAGTCCTGCACACGATCCCCGCGGCAGTCTTCGCGGGCGTTTTCTTCATCGTTGGATGGGGATCTATTGAATCGAATGGGATTTTGAAGAAGATCATCTTTCTCTTGCGTGAGAAGAGGTTTGTCTCGCGGGACGAGCCGTTATTGACTTTAAGGAAGGGGAAGATAGGCCTTTATTTGGCTTGTGAGGTTATCCCTGTTGCGGCCTGTGTGGCGATTTCGCAGAcgattgctgctgttg GGTTCCCCGTCTTGATTATCGCAATGGTCCCATTTAGGGTTTGGGTGCTGCCGAGGTGGTTCAGTGATGAGGAGCTTGGTGTCCTGGATGACTTGACGGCTAGTAATAGTGCTGTGCTGGGGAGTTTGGGTGGGATGCCGTCGTTTGCAGGGGAAAGGGGAGGAAGTGATACTGTCGAGAGGAGACATTCGCATCAACGGGGTGCTGTGAGGCAGCGGTCTGGGAGTATTTCTCGGTAG
- a CDS encoding ankyrin repeat domain-containing protein (COG:S;~EggNog:ENOG410Q2J5;~InterPro:IPR002110,IPR036770,IPR020683;~PFAM:PF12796,PF00023,PF13637,PF13606;~go_function: GO:0005515 - protein binding [Evidence IEA]), giving the protein MRNHATTAMLVEEDSNNRPEPESSPESDPDKGPSANNEYENKIENENKEVQQLLIQIRKDEHLLQEAGAKHGDVDVAEKLLAEGATLDCQSSNDADRTPLHKACATGTVGMIRFLALQGHSKGGQVVNMEDSNGATPLHLVAGRDWVEMEGGEEGEEDGVSAARELLLHGASMGRQDGAGRTALHIGAMAGNAKIAKCLMGMHADVDTGDAFGKRALHLCFYGGSVEMVHGLLRHGAFIDARDFRGRTALHEACRHGWTEGVEALLCHGPDISLQDYDWLTGAQLARAAGADDIVELLEGRVETRPSYHRVRPIETSQHTAEAPEASASASATDARPQSQGSIWAGVSRDNGDGFMLASYNKHDISFAAKIESICPCVHEGKDMHELQIKLNFMRPYSMDHRIRYAKIDAMLGPGSTGDAPNIRGIMPQADRVEVSEQEVSSGQKFTLGAAGGGGPSNLNISLEGSKNKTSTFKGVRIIHGAIQDSTHASWRLYEEPGSRSGLPEIVRLLLIVHCNADFKVQLGLSVTACHFLTFGIPRTLRAPAGLSYTVPKLSVIAAYEQESRLKQVLDVADRAATVVEEAKRLQDMFTQAMRGHEKRGLIMEAGSKENHLQEWTDILDGSKLSDFRALQGKLLEIDESPRRTRRIRRIRSRERRSWDEPIREDMRYLRRPARASSFSETDDERVRIERPYRGMYSRRRRDYYDDEGYGGDPYTRPRNALQSFSAVGPGYHVSRLA; this is encoded by the coding sequence ATGAGAAATCATGCCACTACAGCCATGCTAGTCGAGGAAGATTCAAACAACcggccagagccagaatccAGTCCTGAGTCCGATCCGGACAAGGGCCCAAGCGCAAACAATGAGTATGAGAATAaaattgagaatgagaacaAGGAAGTGCAGCAATTGTTGATACAGATCCGCAAGGACGaacatctcctccaagaaGCCGGCGCAAAACACGGAGACGTTGATGTCGCAGAGAAACTTCTAGCGGAGGGCGCAACGCTCGACTGCCAAAGTTCCAACGACGCAGACCGCACGCCGCTGCATAAGGCCTGCGCTACTGGGACGGTGGGCATGATCCGGTTTCTGGCCTTACAAGGCCACAGCAAGGGAGGCCAGGTTGTGAATATGGAGGATTCGAATGGGGCGACACCGCTGCATCTTGTTGCAGGGAGGGATtgggttgagatggagggcggggaggagggggaggaagatggggTTAGCGCCGCGAGGGAGTTATTGCTGCATGGTGCGAGTATGGGCAGGCAGGATGGAGCGGGCAGGACGGCTCTGCATATAGGGGCGATGGCGGGGAATGCGAAGATAGCGAAGTGCCTTATGGGGATGCatgctgatgttgatacTGGTGATGCGTTTGGGAAAAGGGCTTTGCATTTGTGTTTTTATGGAGGGAGCGTGGAAATGGTACAtggtcttcttcggcatGGGGCATTCATTGACGCGAGGGATTTCCGGGGGCGGACGGCGCTGCATGAGGCTTGTCGACACGGTTGGACGGAGGGCGTCGAGGCGTTGTTGTGCCATGGGCCGGATATCTCCCTGCAAGACTACGATTGGCTGACGGGGGCGCAACTCGCCAGGGCCGCGGGGGCTGATGACATCGTGGAGCTGCTTGAGGGCAGGGTAGAGACACGGCCATCATACCATCGTGTACGACCGATCGAGACGAGTCAACACACGGCAGAAGCGCCAGaagcctcagcctcagcctcagccacaGATGCAAGACCGCAATCGCAAGGCAGTATCTGGGCCGGGGTGAGCCGCGACAACGGAGACGGCTTCATGCTCGCCAGCTACAACAAGCACGATATCAGCTTCGCCGCGAAAATCGAGTCCATCTGCCCCTGCGTCCACGAGGGGAAGGATATGCACGAACTCCAGATCAAGCTCAACTTCATGCGGCCGTACTCTATGGACCACCGCATTCGCTATGCAAAGATTGATGCGATGCTCGGGCCTGGCTCTACAGGCGACGCCCCCAATATCCGCGGCATCATGCCCCAGGCGGATCGAGTAGAGGTCTCCGAGCAGGAAGTGTCGTCAGGGCAAAAGTTCACTCTCGGTGCTGCCGGGGGCGGCGGTCCATCGAATCTCAATATTAGCTTGGAGGGCTCCAAGAACAAGACGTCAACATTTAAAGGGGTACGGATTATCCACGGCGCTATCCAGGACAGCACGCACGCGTCCTGGCGATTGTACGAAGAACCAGGGAGTAGAAGTGGACTGCCCGAGATCGTTCGACTTCTCTTGATTGTCCACTGCAATGCAGACTTCAAAGTCCAGCTTGGTCTCTCTGTCACGGCCTGCCATTTCCTGACATTCGGGATCCCTCGCACGCTGAGAGCGCCAGCTGGCCTGTCATATACAGTGCCCAAGCTGAGCGTCATCGCTGCATACGAGCAAGAATCCCGCCTCAAGCAGGTCCTCGACGTCGCAGACCGCGCAGCAACAGTTGTTGAGGAAGCGAAAAGGCTACAGGACATGTTCACCCAGGCCATGCGAGGGCATGAAAAGCGAGGCCTGATAATGGAGGCAGGCAGTAAAGAAAACCACCTCCAAGAGTGGACGGATATCCTCGATGGCTCCAAGTTAAGCGACTTCAGGGCCCTGCAGGGGAAGTTGTTGGAAATCGATGAAAGTCCGAGACGGACTCGTCGGATTCGTCGGATTCGGTCGAGGGAACGCAGATCCTGGGATGAACCTATAAGAGAAGATATGAGGTATCTGCGGAGACCAGCGAGAGCAAGCAGCTTTTCTGAGACGGACGATGAGCGAGTGCGTATAGAGAGACCGTACCGGGGGATGTACAGTCGCCGTAGGAGAGACTACTATGACGACGAGGGCTACGGAGGCGACCCATACACCCGTCCACGCAATGCACTCCAGTCCTTCTCTGCTGTCGGTCCGGGGTACCATGTGTCTCGGTTAGCTTGA
- a CDS encoding SET domain-containing protein (COG:S;~EggNog:ENOG410PIJB;~InterPro:IPR001214;~go_function: GO:0005515 - protein binding [Evidence IEA]) has protein sequence MDSTAAPLVLQLCDLLHNPVFPAQLASAIKANPSSELFLKIDASLITSAQLPSHKSSLHIGCIDLCNGTAVPLPPPTPASTPSPKDHGDSLTTPTSDISNCQSSKRRKTVSGLRLAPAPAKQIEPTEDGNNDLESTGSVVPKSVRQFHSDTRFPQRSKPGQGISPPVLEPSSTDKLIAGIWRQVYSSVQLSYDFSSIKPTINIRSGASLEVFKSVNTLCLKYYNRSQSSRALEMIVQAFWVECFEARTAVLRYEKPILSKTEARMLAIREACVILNWKEKDLRNRMAIWRGYKEIKDHGGWASLIFASAGVYRFCKYRAEFGDLLFSRLGHIRSSLEVAADTLHPEWRDLLQVIQQDTPRVYHGHPHEWVTTTASTDGRALPLDSTYEHLQSQLPNGFQYRFIDECVLDSSIYGTTDPRRVPELDNSDICAVCHERQSDEVQQNQCMCFPALFGGVRGPVPVQIFRTTNGKNNGVVARCPFDRGTAIAEFTGLITSGIDGVDVMIGGSGGRTYQIFQGEMGNVTRFINHSCRPNSQFQRFYWRGIERVIVVSRGVGAGCEVTVDYSDRYWRELRKRCLCGEGCCRFGGSGGGGSGSRNLG, from the exons ATGGATTCCACTGCTGCACCCCTGGTGCTACAGTTGTGCGACCTGCTTCACAACCCCGTCTTCCCAGCACAACTCGCctccgccatcaaggccaatcCAAGCAGCGAGTTGTTTCTCAAAATCGACGCATCGCTCATCACCAGCGCCCAGTTACCGTCTCATAAGAGCTCATTACATATC GGCTGCATCGACCTCTGTAATGGGACAGCAGTGCCGTTGCCTCCGCCCACGCCGGCGTCTACTCCTAGTCCAAAG GACCACGGAGATAGCTTGACTACGCCTACTTCCGATATCTCTAATTGTCAATCCTCTAAGCGACGCAAGACAGTGAGCGGGCTCCGACTtgcgccagctccagccaaACAAATAGAGCCTACTGAAGATGGTAATAATGACCTAGAAAGCACAGGCTCTGTGGTTCCCAAGTCAGTGCGGCAATTCCACAGTGATACTCGCTTCCCACAGCGGTCCAAACCTGGGCAGGGGATCTCACCACCGGTTCTCGAGCCGTCGTCCACGGACAAGCTGATCGCTGGGATATGGCGACAAGTATATTCGTCCGTGCAACTCAGCTATGATTTCTCA AGTATCAAACCTACTATTAATATCCGCTCCGGTGCAAGTCTCGAG GTCTTCAAATCCGTCAACACCCTATGTCTGAAATACTACAATAGAAGCCAGTCCTCACGCGCACTGGAAATGATCGTCCAGGCATTCTGGGTCGAATGCTTCGAAGCCCGCACCGCCGTTCTCCGCTACGAGAAGCCCATCCTATCCAAGACAGAGGCGCGCATGCTCGCCATACGAGAGGCTTGCGTTATACTAaattggaaggagaaggatctGCGGAACCGGAT GGCCATCTGGCGCGGGTACAAGGAAATAAAAGACCACGGCGGGTGGGCAAGCCTTATCTTCGCCAGCGCCGGCGTGTACAGATTCTGCAAGTACCGCGCGGAATTCGGAGACCTCTTATTCTCCCGGCTGGGCCATATAAGATCCAGCCTCGAAGTCGCGGCCGATACCCTGCACCCGGAGTGGAGGGATCTTTTACAGGTTATACAACAGGACACCCCGCGCGTATACCACGGCCATCCACATGAATGGGTTACTACTACTGCTAGTACAGACGGGCGAGCACTTCCACTCGACTCTACATACGAACATCTCCAGTCCCAGCTACCAAATGGATTCCAGTACCGCTTTATTGACGAGTGCGTGCTCGATTCGAGTATATACGGGACAACAGACCCACGACGGGTTCCCGAGCTGGACAATTCGGATATCTGCGCCGTATGCCACGAGAGACAGTCTGATGAAGTCCAGCAGAATCAGTGTATGTGTTTCCCCGCTCTATTCGGGGGCGTTCGCGGGCCTGTTCCGGTTCAGATCTTCCGCACGACGAATGGGAAGAATAATGGTGTTGTTGCGCGCTGT CCCTTCGATCGCGGGACTGCAATCGCCGAATTCACCGGCCTAATCACATCCGGCatcgacggcgtcgacgtAATGATCGGCGGCTCAGGCGGGCGAACATACCAGATCTTCCAGGGTGAAATGGGTAACGTCACGCGTTTCATCAACCACTCGTGCCGGCCCAATAGCCAGTTCCAGCGGTTCTACTGGCGCGGCATAGAGCGGGTTATTGTTGTCTCGAGGGGGGTGGGTGCGGGCTGTGAAGTTACGGTTGATTATTCGGATCGGTATTGGAGGGAGTTGCGGAAGAGGTGTTTGTGTGGGGAGGGGTGTTGTCGGTttggtggtagtggtggtggtggttctGGGAGTAGGAATTTGGGTTGA
- a CDS encoding uncharacterized protein (COG:P;~EggNog:ENOG410PM5S;~InterPro:IPR005829,IPR005828,IPR036259,IPR020846;~PFAM:PF00083,PF07690;~TransMembrane:12 (i44-67o87-109i121-139o151-173i185-210o244-262i364-385o416-434i446-465o471-487i508-529o549-569i);~go_component: GO:0016021 - integral component of membrane [Evidence IEA];~go_function: GO:0022857 - transmembrane transporter activity [Evidence IEA];~go_process: GO:0055085 - transmembrane transport [Evidence IEA]), with product MSLLPSVRLHLNPWRNYENFQHHTLAQRHEYMIGRLENAKRREWMWVVIVAGIGFFTDAYAIFSVNMVNPMIGIVYYNDRDNLPRSYGVAMSIATLSGALVGQVVFGIAADIWGRRKMYGLELVVLIFTTLGVAFASQGARGSMDIMGLLIFWRFFMGFGLGGDYPLSAVICAEFAPTRIRGRMLAAVFFCQSLGQLAANLVALIAVAGFHHRLKADVDDNVLCSFGDPLKAADEDCIRGVDSMWRLIVGLGAVPAFIALWFRLTIIESPRYTAEVTQNSLQAAADVSYFFRSDEALPAPEMRQVREPADTELSPATSRPDSYLSSLNTSHSSAPEVEVAGPVNLGTFWRAFKLFASKPKPFRILFATCFCWFCLDLPFYGLGLISPKVINKIWDGKSDTEPGVADFLFQNSYKSMVVVSIGAVVGNLLAIFTIDRLGRRNIQLNGFFWLFILNIVIGATFRPLAQTDHPNALIVLYILSQIFFNFGPNTTTYIMPAELFPTRFRCTCHGLAAASGKLGSVIAQCFISFVDFGKGSSDKSAEPENWLGYALLCLSAFMLLGLIITYFFIPDVKDEGRKIKSLERLAEDLLSDTGGEVGDPDGRVFPNGNA from the exons ATGTCGCTGCTGCCATCTGTTCGGTTGCACCTCAACCCCTGGAGGAACTATGAGAACTTCCAGCACCATACG CTGGCCCAGCGTCATGAATACATGATCGGCCGTCTGGAGAATGCAAAGCGACGAGAATGGATGTGGGTTGTGATTGTAGCGGGCATTGGGTTCTTCACGGACGCCTACGCA ATCTTCTCAGTGAACATGGTGAACCCCATGATTGGGATTGTCTACTATAATGACCGGGATAACTTACCGCGCAGCTACGGGGTAGCCATGAGTATTGCCACTCTCAGTGGTGCTTTGGTCGGGCAAGTTGTCTTTGGCATTGCTGCTGATATCTGGGGTCGTCGCAAGATGTACGGCCTGGAATTAGTTGTCCTGATCTTTACAACTCTGGGCGTGGCATTTGCGTCACAGGGCGCCCGGGGCTCTATGGATATTATGGGGCTGCTGATATTCTGGCGATTCTTTATGGGctttgggcttggtggtgaCTACCCATTGTCCGCGGTTATATGCGCCGA GTTTGCTCCCACGCGTATTCGAGGCCGCATGCTCGCAGCCGTATTCTTCTGCCAGTCTCTCGGCCAACTGGCAGCCAACCTTGTCGCGCTGATTGCCGTAGCTGGCTTCCATCACCGGCTCAAagccgatgttgatgataaTGTCCTCTGCAGCTTTGGAGACCCGCTAAAggccgccgacgaggacTGCATCCGGGGCGTCGACTCCATGTGGCGTCTCATTGTTGGCCTTGGGGCTGTCCCGGCATTCATCGCCCTGTGGTTCCGACTCACTATCATCGAGTCCCCGCGATATACGGCAGAGGTCACCCAGAACAGTttacaggctgcagcagatgtTTCATACTTCTTTCGATCTGATGAGGCTCTACCTGCGCCTGAGATGCGGCAGGTTCGAGAGCCTGCCGATACCGAACTGTCCCCCGCGACCTCAAGGCCAGACTCCTACCTATCCAGTCTCAACACGAGCCACTCTTCGGCCCCGGAGGTGGAAGTCGCAGGTCCAGTCAATTTAGGCACTTTCTGGAGAGCCTTCAAACTGTTCgcctccaagcccaagccattTCGGATCCTATTCGCgacctgcttctgctggtTCTGTCTAGACCTCCCATTCTACGGGCTCGGGCTGATCAGTCCCAAAGTCATCAATAAGATCTGGGATGGCAAGTCAGACACCGAGCCAGGCGTTGCAGACTTTCTCTTCCAGAATTCATACAAGAGCATGGTTGTCGTTTCCATCGGGGCCGTGGTGGGCAATCTCCTGGCGATTTTCACGATTGACCGTCTAGGGCGTCGCAATATCCAACTGAATGGCTTCTTTTGGCTTTTTATCCTTAATATCGTTATCGGGGCTACTTTTCGTCCGTTGGCGCAGACGGATCATCCGAATGCGTTGATTGTCTTGTATATCTTGTCtcagatcttcttcaactttg GCCCGAACACAACAACATACATC ATGCCAGCAGAACTCTTCCCCACTCGCTTCCGCTGTACCTGCCACGgtctcgccgccgcctcagGCAAACTCGGCTCGGTGATAGCGCAGTGCTTCATCAGCTTCGTGGACTTCGGAAAAGGGTCAAGTGACAAAAGCGCTGAGCCGGAGAACTGGCTGGGATATGCGCTTTTGTG TCTCTCTGCATTCATGCTCCTCGGTCTGATTATTACATATTTCTTTATTCCGGATGTCAAAGATGAGGGGCGAAAAATTAAGTCTTTGGAACGACTAGCGGAGGACTTGTTGTCGGATACGGGGGGTGAGGTTGGGGATCCTGATGGGAGGGTTTTCCCTAATGGGAATGCGTGA